The Neobacillus sp. OS1-2 genome includes a window with the following:
- a CDS encoding TraB/GumN family protein has product MNRLFTFLICTVLSGCSITANQPRKEAPIDVKWPIYKIEKGNKYMYLLGTIHIGKEEMYPFPKKIEHALKESKYLVTETDATGLTDGDYQQSVNKERYFLKEDESLNDFLSKDAEIILKQRAEEYNLDFQELQKYQFWFVMILFLNAGVEELSTDYGVDQKITELADTHYVPTKYLETPKYQIEAMRKVYTENEADQVIKQIPSLKESKRQLLQLYSNYIDGKSNDEIEQTEDHFDKKQNKIMVEDRNKIWVEKFESYIHSGDIYFAAVGVGHLEGESGILATFKKNGYDVKKVIE; this is encoded by the coding sequence TTGAACCGTTTATTTACCTTCCTAATTTGTACAGTTCTGAGCGGATGTTCCATCACGGCGAATCAACCCAGAAAAGAAGCACCGATTGATGTAAAATGGCCAATTTATAAAATTGAGAAAGGCAATAAATACATGTATCTTCTTGGCACCATCCATATCGGGAAAGAAGAAATGTATCCTTTTCCTAAGAAAATTGAACATGCACTTAAGGAGTCAAAATACCTCGTTACTGAAACAGATGCTACCGGTCTAACCGATGGTGATTATCAACAATCTGTTAATAAAGAGAGGTATTTTTTAAAGGAAGATGAAAGCCTAAATGATTTTTTATCTAAGGATGCGGAGATCATTTTAAAACAGCGGGCAGAAGAGTATAACCTTGATTTTCAAGAGCTTCAAAAATACCAATTTTGGTTTGTGATGATTTTATTTTTAAATGCAGGTGTTGAGGAGTTATCTACCGATTATGGTGTTGATCAAAAAATAACGGAATTGGCCGATACCCACTATGTACCAACTAAATACCTGGAGACGCCAAAATATCAAATTGAAGCCATGCGAAAAGTTTATACCGAAAATGAAGCTGATCAAGTAATTAAACAAATTCCTTCATTAAAAGAATCTAAAAGGCAACTATTACAATTGTATTCGAACTATATTGATGGCAAATCAAATGATGAAATAGAGCAGACTGAAGATCATTTTGATAAAAAGCAGAATAAAATTATGGTTGAAGATCGAAATAAAATCTGGGTAGAAAAATTCGAATCGTATATTCACAGTGGAGATATTTATTTTGCGGCAGTCGGGGTCGGGCATTTAGAAGGTGAAAGTGGAATTCTAGCCACTTTTAAGAAAAATGGCTACGACGTTAAGAAAGTCATCGAATAA